One segment of Methanoculleus taiwanensis DNA contains the following:
- a CDS encoding STAS domain-containing protein: protein MDIHCERRDGVLIATLTGRLDGFGAGRLSEGIAAALQDDDRAIVLDCSAMTYLSSGGIRVFIALRKRMKERSGSVALAGVGDYPRKVLEMAGVHTILLIYPTRQEAVAASSAPGASLSVLQEIERPSAVQSGVRYSIEPVSRKKSALRVVGSLENVLYARLGEEDIRTLRFSDTGYALGLGALGEDLSDAFSLLGEMVSLHGAMVWLPTDGNNTPDFFAPVKDTGDVRIYSGFNVALDGPFAEIITIETGSEDGITLADLYRLIFSLAEERRLEHAGVVAVAMWSVVAGVCSSGVKHAPVRRCAPADGSSIMDPQNIEEWLAIDEEPKYRGDTMVSFGIGVNRTGDLSSFDPGCIASLSYRHPANPGAEAMYLHNHGVVFRNVPWDGTLDLDTRIRWIVNEGEFVDMRHLLDSTRIRRAKLGVAYITEITREP, encoded by the coding sequence ATGGATATACACTGTGAACGAAGAGACGGCGTCCTGATCGCCACCCTCACGGGAAGACTCGACGGATTCGGCGCCGGCCGCCTATCGGAGGGTATCGCCGCAGCCCTGCAGGACGATGACCGTGCAATCGTCCTCGACTGCAGCGCCATGACCTACCTCAGCAGCGGAGGAATTCGCGTATTCATCGCTCTGCGGAAACGGATGAAAGAGCGCAGCGGCTCCGTCGCCCTTGCAGGAGTCGGCGACTACCCGCGAAAAGTCCTCGAGATGGCGGGAGTCCATACCATCCTCTTGATCTATCCGACGCGGCAGGAAGCGGTCGCCGCATCTTCCGCCCCGGGAGCGAGCCTCTCCGTCCTGCAGGAGATAGAGCGACCTTCGGCGGTGCAGAGCGGCGTGCGCTACTCGATAGAACCCGTATCCCGGAAGAAGAGCGCACTCCGCGTCGTCGGGAGCCTTGAGAACGTACTCTATGCACGGCTCGGAGAGGAGGATATCCGCACCCTCCGCTTCTCCGACACCGGCTACGCTCTCGGCCTCGGGGCGCTCGGGGAGGATCTCTCCGATGCATTCTCCCTCCTCGGCGAGATGGTGTCCCTGCACGGCGCGATGGTCTGGCTGCCCACCGACGGCAATAACACACCGGATTTTTTCGCACCGGTGAAGGATACGGGAGACGTCCGGATCTACTCGGGGTTCAATGTCGCCCTCGACGGCCCGTTCGCCGAGATAATCACCATAGAGACCGGAAGCGAAGACGGGATCACCCTTGCGGACCTCTACCGGCTGATCTTCAGCCTCGCTGAAGAGCGAAGGCTGGAACATGCCGGCGTCGTGGCCGTTGCCATGTGGTCGGTGGTCGCCGGGGTCTGCAGCTCCGGGGTGAAGCACGCCCCCGTCCGGAGGTGCGCCCCCGCGGACGGTTCGTCGATTATGGATCCGCAGAATATCGAAGAGTGGCTCGCAATCGATGAAGAGCCGAAGTACCGCGGGGATACGATGGTCAGTTTCGGCATCGGCGTCAACCGTACCGGCGACCTCTCTTCCTTCGACCCCGGGTGCATCGCGTCGCTCTCCTATCGCCATCCGGCAAACCCCGGTGCCGAAGCGATGTACCTGCATAACCACGGCGTCGTCTTCAGGAATGTTCCCTGGGACGGAACGCTCGATCTGGATACCCGTATCCGGTGGATCGTGAACGAGGGCGAGTTCGTCGATATGCGCCACCTTCTCGACAGCACCCGGATACGGCGAGCGAAACTCGGCGTGGCGTATATCACGGAGATCACGCGGGAACCCTGA
- a CDS encoding glycosyltransferase family 39 protein translates to MILMKKKQGREKKEKPSSSNVFCDTTPGDGTAMEETSLPGRILTLAKTCPYMQMLAVLTAVGLLLRLYNLGYNSLWLDEASTLYFARQSLAGIWASTAGGEFNPPLFYWMEHIMLVFGNSEFILRLLPALLGVLTIPVFYFVGATFRDKNTGIIAAALLTFAPFHITYSQEARAYAPMLFFFALSLPFYFKALRTNDLSSWILFGILSSLAFWTHFYAFVPVGILLLFGLAAQAGELKKDLGQMKNLIIGGLAFVLASLPLIIVTAGLFVERTAAAPTYGIQSLPIIYETVRQVSGYNEFVMILFLVLFVVGTAFVWRDNKQGALLLITMMVLPLIVSLLLSTSMPMLPRYLIYLLPFYFVGIAASYQALFTVFPGKKAIYLFIVVIMLLSVPFLASYYTEYQKNDWRGFSAALGENTAAGDVVVVMPGYMHQPLNYYYDNTTDSTIEYGATTSQDLISIQDRHANTRTFYVVTGDLNAANPNGDALAWLQQNTRYAGQNMGIYLFVSP, encoded by the coding sequence ATGATTCTCATGAAGAAGAAGCAGGGGAGAGAGAAAAAAGAAAAGCCGTCTTCGTCGAACGTATTCTGTGACACAACACCCGGCGACGGAACTGCGATGGAGGAGACCTCGCTCCCCGGACGGATACTGACGCTCGCGAAGACCTGCCCGTACATGCAGATGCTCGCCGTCCTTACCGCCGTCGGGCTGCTCTTACGGTTATACAACCTCGGCTACAACTCCCTCTGGCTCGACGAGGCGTCGACGCTCTACTTTGCCCGCCAGTCACTTGCAGGCATCTGGGCGAGCACGGCAGGAGGCGAGTTCAACCCGCCCCTCTTCTACTGGATGGAGCATATCATGCTCGTCTTCGGAAACAGCGAGTTCATCCTCCGCCTTCTCCCCGCACTCCTCGGCGTACTGACGATACCGGTCTTTTACTTCGTCGGAGCGACGTTCCGGGATAAGAATACCGGCATCATTGCGGCGGCGCTCCTGACTTTCGCTCCGTTCCACATCACGTACTCCCAGGAGGCGCGTGCGTATGCACCGATGCTCTTCTTCTTCGCGCTCTCCCTCCCCTTCTACTTCAAGGCACTCCGGACGAACGACCTATCTTCCTGGATACTCTTCGGCATCCTCTCGTCCCTTGCCTTCTGGACACACTTCTACGCCTTCGTCCCGGTCGGCATTCTCCTGCTCTTCGGACTCGCCGCTCAGGCGGGAGAACTCAAGAAAGACCTCGGACAAATGAAAAACCTGATCATCGGCGGGCTGGCATTCGTCCTCGCCAGCCTCCCCCTCATCATCGTCACCGCAGGCCTCTTCGTGGAACGGACGGCGGCCGCCCCGACCTACGGCATCCAGAGCCTCCCCATCATCTACGAAACGGTGCGGCAGGTCTCGGGGTACAACGAGTTCGTCATGATCCTGTTCCTGGTGCTCTTCGTCGTCGGCACCGCTTTTGTCTGGAGAGACAACAAACAGGGAGCACTGCTCCTCATTACCATGATGGTTCTCCCGCTGATCGTCAGCCTTCTGCTCTCGACGAGCATGCCGATGCTTCCGCGCTATCTCATCTACCTCCTGCCGTTCTACTTCGTCGGGATCGCCGCATCGTACCAGGCTCTCTTCACGGTATTCCCGGGGAAAAAAGCCATCTACCTCTTTATCGTGGTCATCATGCTGCTGAGCGTGCCGTTCCTTGCCTCGTACTATACCGAGTACCAGAAGAACGACTGGCGAGGCTTTTCGGCAGCCCTCGGAGAGAACACGGCGGCCGGGGACGTCGTCGTCGTGATGCCCGGCTATATGCACCAGCCACTCAACTACTACTACGACAATACAACGGACAGCACTATCGAGTACGGGGCCACAACCTCCCAGGATCTTATATCGATACAGGACAGGCACGCTAATACCCGGACATTCTATGTCGTGACCGGCGATCTCAATGCCGCAAACCCGAACGGAGACGCCCTTGCCTGGCTTCAGCAGAACACCAGGTATGCAGGACAGAATATGGGGATATACCTCTTCGTATCGCCGTAA
- a CDS encoding glycosyltransferase: MNTDYDLSVIIPTFNEEENIAAIVEAVDDVLTASGLRGEILIVDDNSRDGTIGIAEGLAARKTNVRLIVRMHDHGLSQSVVDGFSHARSGIFQVIDADFSHPPELIPSFYEAIQRSNDVAIGSRYMKGGSIEAWPLKRRIISLGATAFGRALFPDITDPVSGFFAVRRSVVADAPLKPRGYKILMEVLGKGRWDSFVEIPFVFKDREEGESKLKPATILDYLKQCSDIAFFSLRHRNGAVWHEWKKIFSFGLVGISGILVNMGLLYLLTEYAGLYYLLSALIAIELSIMNNFFWNDVWTFKSPKNLRLERKLHRFASFQFVAIGGLLINLTVLYVLTEIAGVYYLLANLAGILIAFAWNYMVNRHYTWKSA, translated from the coding sequence ATGAATACCGACTATGACCTCTCCGTCATCATCCCCACCTTTAACGAAGAAGAAAATATCGCGGCGATCGTCGAAGCAGTGGATGACGTTCTTACCGCGAGCGGTCTTCGCGGCGAGATCCTCATCGTGGACGACAACTCCCGTGACGGCACTATCGGGATTGCAGAGGGACTTGCAGCACGCAAAACCAACGTGCGGCTCATCGTCCGGATGCACGATCACGGCCTGTCGCAGTCGGTCGTCGACGGCTTTTCGCATGCCCGGTCAGGGATCTTTCAGGTGATAGACGCCGACTTCTCCCATCCTCCGGAGCTCATCCCCAGCTTCTACGAAGCGATTCAGCGGAGTAACGACGTCGCTATCGGCAGCAGGTACATGAAAGGAGGGAGCATCGAAGCGTGGCCGCTGAAACGGCGCATCATCTCCCTCGGTGCGACGGCTTTCGGCCGGGCGCTCTTCCCGGATATCACCGACCCGGTGAGCGGCTTTTTTGCCGTCCGCCGGAGCGTCGTTGCCGATGCACCGCTCAAACCGCGGGGCTATAAAATTCTCATGGAGGTTCTCGGCAAGGGACGCTGGGACTCATTCGTCGAGATCCCCTTCGTCTTCAAAGACCGGGAAGAAGGCGAGAGCAAACTGAAACCCGCAACGATACTCGACTACCTCAAACAGTGCAGCGATATCGCGTTCTTCTCGCTCCGGCACCGTAACGGGGCGGTCTGGCATGAGTGGAAGAAGATCTTCAGTTTCGGGCTCGTCGGGATATCGGGAATTCTCGTCAACATGGGGCTGCTCTATCTCCTGACCGAATACGCAGGACTCTACTACCTTCTCTCGGCTCTCATCGCCATCGAACTCTCCATCATGAACAACTTCTTCTGGAACGACGTCTGGACGTTTAAATCGCCGAAGAACCTCCGACTCGAGCGGAAACTGCATCGCTTCGCATCGTTCCAGTTCGTCGCGATCGGCGGCCTCCTGATCAACCTGACCGTTCTGTACGTGCTGACCGAGATCGCAGGGGTATACTACCTGCTCGCAAACCTTGCAGGAATCCTCATCGCATTCGCCTGGAACTACATGGTCAACAGGCACTATACCTGGAAGTCCGCATAG
- a CDS encoding M20 family metallopeptidase: MDVAHLCSSLVRIKSENPPGGTAGVIEYIREYLDALGVRSRVLSYPGGRENLVTTEPDSRLLLCGHVDVVPAIADAWVHDPYGGEIAGGFVWGRGATDMKGGCAALLAAYKDLVDAGEEPKVQFAFVCDEETGGEFGISSLLKEGLLTPRDCLIAEPTPPLNPCIGQKGLCRLELCFSGEPGHSSLYPAVGRSAIMEAVSLIEYMKELHAREYAAGGEMQAIVERSSQVLQEIFGIEGLRDVLTRIMYNPGRIEGGEKANIVAERCRMELDIRLPWGCSAESLLAAIAAHAENAVIREINVAEPTLTPAATPLVGVVCNAIEQVYGKPAAPILQWAATDARYLRWAGFNVVDYGPGDIRTLHAVDERIAITDLENAVRVYKGIIGAYSS, from the coding sequence ATGGATGTCGCCCACCTCTGTTCGTCGCTCGTCCGGATCAAGAGTGAGAATCCCCCCGGTGGGACGGCCGGGGTCATCGAGTATATCCGGGAGTATCTCGATGCGCTCGGTGTCCGGAGCCGGGTTCTGTCGTACCCGGGCGGCAGGGAGAACCTCGTTACGACGGAACCGGATTCCCGACTCCTTCTCTGCGGGCACGTCGATGTCGTTCCGGCGATAGCCGATGCCTGGGTGCATGACCCGTACGGCGGCGAGATTGCCGGAGGGTTTGTATGGGGGCGGGGCGCCACAGATATGAAGGGCGGTTGTGCGGCGCTCCTTGCGGCGTATAAGGATCTCGTGGATGCCGGGGAGGAGCCGAAGGTGCAGTTCGCCTTCGTCTGCGACGAGGAGACGGGAGGCGAGTTTGGTATATCTTCCCTGCTGAAGGAAGGTCTGCTCACGCCCCGGGACTGCCTGATCGCCGAGCCGACGCCTCCGCTCAACCCCTGTATCGGACAGAAGGGGCTCTGCCGTCTGGAACTCTGTTTTTCAGGGGAGCCCGGCCATAGTTCTCTTTATCCTGCCGTCGGCAGGAGCGCGATTATGGAGGCGGTCTCGCTGATCGAGTACATGAAGGAACTTCATGCACGCGAGTATGCGGCGGGAGGCGAGATGCAGGCGATCGTGGAGCGGTCGTCGCAGGTTCTCCAGGAGATCTTCGGGATAGAGGGGCTTCGCGATGTCCTGACCCGGATCATGTACAACCCCGGCCGGATCGAGGGCGGGGAGAAGGCGAATATCGTCGCGGAACGGTGCAGGATGGAGCTCGATATCCGTCTTCCCTGGGGCTGTTCGGCGGAGTCTCTCCTTGCGGCGATAGCCGCCCATGCAGAGAACGCCGTGATACGCGAGATCAATGTGGCGGAACCGACGCTGACGCCGGCCGCAACACCGCTCGTCGGGGTCGTCTGCAATGCTATCGAGCAGGTCTACGGTAAGCCCGCCGCCCCGATCCTCCAGTGGGCGGCGACCGATGCCCGGTATCTCCGGTGGGCGGGTTTTAATGTCGTCGATTACGGGCCGGGCGATATCAGGACTCTTCACGCCGTGGACGAACGTATCGCGATCACCGACCTCGAGAATGCCGTCAGGGTCTACAAAGGCATTATTGGGGCATACTCTTCCTGA
- the moaA gene encoding GTP 3',8-cyclase MoaA has protein sequence MALKDTYGRTVTNLRISLISECNLRCIYCHAEGEVNPKEQMSTEEIAELMQVAAKFGIRSIKFTGGEPMLRPDLLDIIRAVPPGIESSMTTNGTLLAGKAAALKEAGLSRVNVSLDTLRPDRYREITGRDQLDRVLAGIRAAIDAGLTPVKLNMVLLEGINDDEFDDFMEFVRGNRNLILQVIELMDFHGCKFHGDVDGVERDLNTRAEQIVTRRMHHRKKYCLDDAEVEVVRPLHNTEFCEFCNRLRVTSDGKLKPCLLRSDNLIPIRGKHGEDLEAAFREAVSIREPFFR, from the coding sequence ATGGCGCTTAAGGACACATACGGCCGTACCGTAACGAATCTCCGGATAAGCCTGATATCGGAGTGCAATCTCCGGTGCATCTACTGCCACGCAGAAGGTGAGGTCAACCCGAAAGAGCAGATGAGCACCGAGGAGATCGCCGAACTGATGCAGGTCGCGGCGAAGTTTGGCATCCGGAGTATCAAGTTTACCGGGGGAGAGCCGATGCTCCGCCCGGATCTCCTTGATATTATCCGGGCGGTGCCGCCGGGCATCGAGTCGTCGATGACGACGAACGGCACCCTGCTTGCAGGAAAGGCTGCCGCGCTCAAGGAGGCAGGTCTCTCCCGGGTAAATGTCAGTCTCGATACGCTCAGACCCGATCGATACCGGGAGATTACCGGACGGGATCAACTCGACCGGGTGCTTGCAGGTATCCGGGCGGCCATCGATGCCGGTCTCACGCCGGTGAAGCTCAATATGGTGCTCCTTGAGGGGATCAACGACGACGAGTTCGATGACTTCATGGAGTTTGTCCGGGGAAACCGCAACCTCATCCTGCAGGTCATCGAGCTGATGGACTTTCACGGCTGTAAGTTCCACGGAGACGTCGACGGCGTCGAGCGCGATCTAAATACCCGGGCGGAGCAGATCGTGACGCGGAGGATGCACCACCGCAAGAAGTACTGCCTTGACGATGCCGAGGTCGAGGTTGTCCGGCCGCTCCACAATACGGAGTTCTGCGAATTCTGCAACCGGCTTCGCGTCACCTCGGACGGGAAGCTCAAACCCTGCCTTCTCCGGAGCGATAACCTGATCCCGATCCGGGGAAAGCATGGCGAAGACCTCGAAGCGGCTTTCAGAGAGGCTGTGAGCATTCGTGAACCGTTCTTCCGGTAG
- a CDS encoding RlmE family RNA methyltransferase — translation MGSQWSRDKVYNRAMKAGYRSRAAYKLLEIQERNGIIRPDDNVVDLGAAPGSWLQVLRELTDGKIVGIDLNPIAPLEGVTTIVGDFTQKEVQERVLAELDVVNVVVSDVSPKLSGQKSYDQARAIGLGEEALAFACNVLKPGGNFVIKSFQGELFADLMNDIKEHFHSVRGYRTKSTRRGSTETYIIAKSFIGRKDGA, via the coding sequence ATGGGTTCTCAGTGGTCGAGAGATAAGGTCTACAACCGGGCCATGAAGGCCGGGTACCGATCCCGTGCCGCATATAAACTCCTGGAGATCCAGGAGAGAAACGGTATCATCCGTCCCGACGACAATGTGGTGGATCTGGGTGCGGCACCGGGGAGCTGGCTGCAGGTACTGCGCGAGCTCACGGACGGGAAGATCGTCGGTATCGACTTAAACCCCATCGCACCCCTCGAAGGCGTCACTACGATCGTCGGCGACTTTACGCAGAAGGAGGTGCAGGAGCGGGTTCTGGCCGAGCTCGACGTCGTGAACGTTGTGGTCTCCGACGTATCTCCGAAGCTCTCCGGGCAGAAGAGCTACGATCAGGCACGAGCGATCGGGCTCGGCGAAGAAGCACTCGCGTTCGCCTGCAATGTCCTCAAGCCGGGAGGTAACTTTGTGATAAAGTCGTTCCAGGGCGAGCTTTTCGCCGACCTGATGAACGATATCAAAGAGCACTTCCATTCTGTCAGGGGCTACCGGACGAAAAGCACGCGGAGAGGGAGTACCGAGACGTATATCATCGCGAAAAGTTTCATAGGGCGAAAGGATGGCGCTTAA
- a CDS encoding DNA polymerase sliding clamp has translation MLKATIDAEIFRESIDAMAALVTECRLHTEEDTLRTRAVDTANVAMVSLELKSGAFESYTATPGELGLDIAKMKNVLGMMGKGDTLTMDLPEEERKLEISFKGYRYSITLLDVNTIRKDPNPPTIELPGRVIISGNALNNAIKAAAVISDKIALGIDPDAMTFYMEAEGDTDHIKLALGEDELVSLNPVSARSLFSLDYLKDMGKVMAKAAEVEVHLGVDHPVRFAFDIADGNGRVEYLLAPRIEAD, from the coding sequence ATGTTAAAGGCAACGATTGATGCGGAGATATTCAGGGAGTCTATCGACGCAATGGCGGCTCTTGTCACCGAGTGCCGACTTCATACTGAGGAGGATACGCTTCGAACACGGGCAGTCGATACCGCAAATGTGGCTATGGTCTCGCTTGAGCTGAAGAGCGGAGCCTTTGAATCGTATACGGCAACGCCGGGAGAACTCGGTCTTGATATCGCGAAGATGAAGAACGTCCTCGGGATGATGGGCAAGGGCGACACGCTGACGATGGATCTCCCCGAAGAGGAGCGCAAACTCGAGATATCGTTCAAGGGATACCGCTACTCCATCACGCTCCTCGATGTCAACACGATCAGGAAGGACCCGAACCCGCCGACGATAGAATTGCCGGGCAGAGTGATCATCTCCGGGAACGCGCTGAACAACGCGATCAAGGCTGCCGCAGTCATATCCGATAAAATAGCTCTCGGCATCGATCCCGATGCGATGACATTCTACATGGAGGCAGAGGGCGATACCGATCATATCAAGCTCGCTCTCGGCGAGGACGAACTCGTGAGTTTAAACCCGGTCTCCGCCCGGTCCCTCTTCTCGCTCGACTATCTCAAGGATATGGGCAAGGTCATGGCAAAAGCGGCAGAGGTCGAAGTCCACCTCGGCGTCGATCATCCGGTCAGGTTTGCGTTCGATATCGCCGACGGCAATGGTCGCGTCGAGTATCTCCTTGCACCCCGGATAGAGGCTGATTGA
- the priL gene encoding DNA primase regulatory subunit PriL: protein MVIALDIKELVKYPFLKESEQLVRKQFESLDRFLAGPRGGEALKHAEERVLDALAGKKEFRDDEAHQVSPEIEIASYALARMLVSCNGDRMLIDRLTRFEARRALHFLEAEEPEKKQYIAQSVGLDIGRGTIPVSGYVELVAQLRDSRWRLINRDVRAGIVTLDTDERDELLRERIRVVLTRQLPLKVPKSLCEQFAPITAGITAAYQQQILEQFGAVEENAFPPCIGSLIAAITAGTNLPHMGRFAVTAFLHTIGLSPTEIVGMFQRAPDFDVGKTMYQVEHISGRSGTEYTPPSCATMRTFGLCVNREKLCERVSHPLSYYRIKKNDKKKQP from the coding sequence ATGGTAATCGCTCTTGATATTAAAGAGCTTGTCAAATACCCTTTTTTAAAAGAATCGGAACAGCTCGTCAGGAAACAGTTCGAATCGCTCGACCGGTTTCTCGCAGGGCCTCGCGGCGGTGAAGCCCTGAAACACGCCGAGGAGCGCGTCCTTGACGCCCTCGCCGGGAAGAAAGAGTTTCGCGACGACGAAGCGCACCAGGTATCTCCCGAGATCGAGATCGCAAGTTACGCGCTCGCCCGCATGCTGGTCTCCTGCAACGGCGACCGTATGCTCATCGACCGCCTCACACGATTCGAGGCAAGGCGGGCATTGCACTTCCTTGAAGCCGAAGAGCCTGAAAAGAAGCAGTACATTGCACAGAGCGTCGGCCTCGATATCGGCAGGGGAACGATACCGGTCTCCGGGTACGTCGAGCTCGTCGCGCAGCTCCGGGACTCCCGCTGGCGGCTGATCAACCGTGACGTACGTGCAGGTATCGTTACCCTCGATACGGACGAACGCGACGAACTGCTCCGCGAACGCATCCGGGTCGTTCTTACCCGCCAGCTGCCCCTGAAAGTGCCGAAATCGCTCTGCGAACAGTTCGCCCCGATAACCGCCGGGATAACCGCGGCATACCAGCAGCAGATCCTGGAGCAGTTCGGCGCGGTCGAAGAGAATGCATTCCCGCCCTGCATAGGGAGCCTCATTGCAGCGATCACCGCAGGCACGAACCTCCCCCACATGGGCAGGTTTGCGGTAACCGCATTCCTCCACACGATCGGACTGAGCCCGACAGAGATTGTCGGCATGTTTCAAAGAGCTCCGGACTTCGACGTCGGAAAAACGATGTACCAGGTGGAGCATATCTCCGGGCGGAGCGGGACAGAATATACGCCGCCGTCATGCGCGACCATGCGCACGTTCGGGCTCTGCGTCAACCGGGAGAAACTCTGCGAGCGTGTCAGCCACCCCCTCTCCTACTACAGAATAAAGAAGAACGATAAGAAGAAGCAGCCTTAA
- a CDS encoding HDIG domain-containing metalloprotein, producing MDSAEAERLLHQHVTTGSLLVHSYATAAVMAKIAEHLGEDAETFRVIGLLHDIDYERTGGDMTRHGLEGYHILIEAGLPEEQARVIMRHNHMLFGDYTEPVEIALQAADSVSGLVLACARVKGGKIDEVSPKTVRKKFKEKSFAAGCERERIAAIEPLMDTDTLYRLAIEGLAEVKDRVGLV from the coding sequence ATGGACAGCGCTGAAGCGGAGAGGCTCCTCCACCAGCATGTGACGACCGGGTCGCTCCTCGTCCACAGTTACGCCACGGCGGCGGTGATGGCGAAGATCGCAGAACACCTCGGCGAGGATGCGGAGACCTTCCGGGTGATCGGCCTGCTGCACGATATCGACTACGAACGTACGGGAGGCGACATGACCCGCCACGGCCTCGAAGGATACCATATCCTGATCGAAGCAGGTCTTCCGGAAGAGCAGGCACGAGTGATCATGCGGCATAATCACATGCTCTTTGGCGACTACACTGAGCCCGTCGAGATAGCCCTGCAGGCGGCGGACAGCGTCTCCGGGCTGGTTCTCGCCTGCGCACGGGTCAAGGGCGGAAAGATAGACGAAGTCTCGCCAAAGACCGTCCGGAAAAAGTTCAAGGAAAAGTCCTTCGCCGCCGGGTGCGAGCGCGAGCGGATCGCAGCCATCGAACCCCTGATGGATACGGATACCCTGTACCGCCTCGCCATCGAAGGCCTTGCAGAAGTGAAAGACCGGGTCGGTCTCGTATAG
- a CDS encoding thiamine-phosphate synthase family protein codes for MAPDERAEVVRKLGEAVTMLTDRMDVRLIPEVGMNIAYALPDPRSREDVAAVLGRIVRLGTAVHPVGEIAFGASDHVARIVMTAMKFDSAIRSAANIRYSEAVIDELENLMFEICSFDRTHEPPGIRTMDWGVASCCRDGVPDVIYDTGAAGKEPMIRILGEDPVVVAHNILKLSNRITYTQV; via the coding sequence ATGGCTCCAGATGAACGCGCAGAAGTCGTCCGGAAACTCGGGGAGGCCGTCACGATGCTGACGGACCGGATGGACGTGCGGCTCATCCCCGAGGTGGGCATGAACATCGCCTACGCGCTTCCCGACCCACGGAGCAGAGAAGACGTCGCGGCCGTCCTCGGCAGAATCGTGCGGCTCGGCACGGCGGTTCATCCGGTCGGCGAGATCGCCTTCGGTGCCAGCGATCACGTCGCGCGTATCGTCATGACGGCGATGAAGTTCGATTCCGCCATACGGAGCGCGGCGAATATCCGCTACTCGGAGGCGGTGATCGACGAACTCGAGAACCTCATGTTCGAGATCTGCTCCTTCGACCGAACACACGAACCCCCCGGCATCCGGACGATGGACTGGGGCGTGGCATCCTGCTGCAGAGACGGTGTGCCGGACGTGATCTACGATACCGGAGCCGCCGGGAAAGAGCCGATGATTCGCATTCTCGGTGAAGACCCGGTCGTAGTCGCACATAATATTCTTAAACTGTCGAACCGCATAACATATACACAAGTTTAG
- a CDS encoding 30S ribosomal protein S17e: MGIKPSYIKNLGEELMEKHGEKFSNNFDENKHAVLEAAVIDSKRVRNRVAGYISRKINRRRR; the protein is encoded by the coding sequence ATGGGAATTAAACCGTCTTACATCAAGAACCTCGGCGAAGAGCTGATGGAGAAACATGGCGAAAAGTTCAGCAACAACTTCGACGAGAACAAGCATGCAGTTCTTGAAGCGGCAGTGATAGACAGCAAGCGCGTCCGGAACCGCGTCGCCGGGTATATCTCAAGAAAGATTAATAGAAGAAGACGGTAA
- the dapA gene encoding 4-hydroxy-tetrahydrodipicolinate synthase produces MFEGVLPAIITPFERSSTLDLDIGGLRSNIEFLVQNGIHGIVPCGSTGESATLSFEEHERVVSETVDVVNGRIPVLAGTGSNNTEEAVRLTRSAKDAGADGALIISPYYNKPNRSGLVKHFTRLADLDIPLILYNVPGRTGQNLQPDLIAELARHPNIVGVKEASGDITQISEIIEKTRDEDFIVLSGDDAMTLPILSLGGAGVISVAANIDPGRMVAMYESFNAGDIKKAQQLHYTLSPLFRAMFIDTNPIPVKKAVGLKGMAAGPVRLPLDNLDDAKTRALSEVLVQYD; encoded by the coding sequence ATGTTTGAGGGAGTTCTTCCGGCAATCATCACCCCTTTTGAAAGGAGTTCGACGCTGGATCTCGATATTGGAGGGTTACGCTCAAATATCGAATTTTTAGTGCAGAACGGCATTCACGGCATCGTCCCGTGCGGCTCAACCGGCGAGTCGGCCACACTCAGTTTTGAAGAGCACGAGCGCGTCGTCAGCGAGACCGTCGATGTCGTGAACGGCCGGATCCCCGTGCTTGCCGGAACGGGATCGAACAACACCGAAGAGGCCGTAAGGCTTACCCGGTCCGCAAAGGATGCCGGGGCGGACGGCGCCCTTATCATCAGCCCGTACTATAACAAGCCGAACCGCTCAGGACTCGTCAAACACTTCACCCGGCTTGCGGATCTCGATATTCCCCTGATTCTGTACAACGTGCCGGGGCGGACGGGTCAGAACCTGCAGCCGGATCTCATCGCGGAGCTTGCGCGCCACCCGAACATCGTCGGGGTCAAGGAAGCAAGCGGCGACATTACCCAGATCTCGGAGATCATCGAAAAGACGCGGGACGAGGATTTCATAGTGCTCTCGGGAGATGACGCCATGACACTCCCTATCCTCTCGCTCGGCGGAGCAGGCGTCATCTCGGTCGCGGCGAACATCGATCCCGGCCGGATGGTCGCGATGTACGAGTCCTTCAACGCCGGAGATATCAAAAAAGCGCAGCAGCTCCACTATACGCTCTCGCCGCTCTTCCGTGCCATGTTCATCGATACGAACCCGATCCCGGTGAAGAAAGCAGTCGGGCTTAAGGGCATGGCGGCAGGGCCGGTGCGGCTGCCGCTCGATAACCTCGACGACGCAAAGACCCGCGCTCTTTCGGAGGTGCTTGTGCAGTATGACTAA